From Methylobacterium radiodurans, a single genomic window includes:
- a CDS encoding primosomal protein N', producing the protein MPDVAEILIPLALDTAYSYVVPEGLRLDAGDVVQVPLGPRETVGVVWGLAHTAGGSNLRPVTGRVDAPPLSEPLRKLVDWIARYTLAPKGSALAMVLRLPDEAAARETARVGVRVSGKAPARATPARRKVLEAAADGALHGKSALAKAAGVSLSVVDGLIDDGALEAVAVEPEAVAPPPDPDHPRVPLSDAQEAAAIELIAGPARTLLPAAVPNLAAPDAGPLSPTGEGERRGSGESLAHAEASLPGPVLLEGVTGSGKTEVYFEAVAHCVRGGRQALILMPEIALTAQFLDRFAARFGVRPAAWHSGVGGRRRERLRAAVAAGEARVVVGARSALFLPFRHLGLIVVDEEHESAYKQEDGVHYHARDMAVVRGRLEGCPVVLASATPSIESRVNAERGRYRHVRLPERFGGRRLPDIRAIDMRLDGPERGRFLSPPLINAIKANLAAGEQSLLFLNRRGYAPLTLCRACGHRYRCRNCSTWLVEHRFRKALVCHQCGYAEPRPQACTECGTFDNLTACGPGVERIAEEVAELFPDRRIIVLSSDFPGGAERLRMELEAVAAGECDIVVGTQLVAKGHNFPHLTLVGVLDADIGLTSGDPRAAERTFQLLQQVTGRAGRGERPGRALVQTYQPTHPVIAALLSGDAERFYAEEVAAREAAGLPPFGRLAALIVSAAEREAAEAQGQALARVAEPPAGAMVLGPAEAPLALVRGRYRFRLLVKTERNVDLQSYLRDWLARAPKPRGSVRVAVDVDPQSFL; encoded by the coding sequence ATGCCCGACGTTGCCGAGATCCTGATCCCGCTCGCCCTCGACACGGCCTACAGCTACGTCGTGCCCGAGGGGCTGCGGCTGGACGCGGGCGACGTGGTGCAGGTGCCGCTCGGGCCCCGCGAGACGGTCGGCGTGGTCTGGGGCCTCGCCCACACAGCGGGCGGCTCGAACCTGCGGCCGGTGACGGGCCGGGTCGATGCTCCGCCGCTCTCCGAGCCCCTGCGGAAGCTCGTCGACTGGATCGCCCGCTACACGCTCGCCCCGAAGGGCTCGGCGCTTGCCATGGTGCTGCGCCTGCCCGACGAGGCCGCCGCCCGCGAGACCGCCCGCGTCGGCGTGCGCGTCTCCGGCAAGGCGCCGGCCCGCGCGACGCCCGCCCGCCGGAAGGTGCTGGAGGCCGCCGCCGACGGGGCGCTGCACGGGAAGAGCGCCCTCGCCAAGGCGGCGGGCGTCTCGCTCAGCGTGGTCGACGGGCTCATCGACGACGGCGCCCTGGAGGCGGTCGCGGTGGAGCCCGAGGCGGTCGCGCCCCCGCCGGACCCGGACCACCCGCGCGTGCCGCTGTCCGACGCGCAGGAGGCGGCGGCGATCGAGCTGATCGCCGGGCCGGCCAGAACGCTTCTCCCGGCAGCGGTCCCGAACCTCGCCGCACCGGACGCGGGTCCCCTCTCCCCCACGGGAGAGGGGGAGCGGCGCGGCTCCGGAGAGAGCCTAGCCCATGCCGAGGCGTCGCTCCCCGGCCCGGTGCTGCTCGAAGGCGTCACCGGCTCGGGCAAGACCGAGGTCTATTTCGAGGCCGTGGCCCACTGCGTCCGCGGGGGCCGGCAGGCGCTGATCCTGATGCCCGAGATCGCGCTGACCGCGCAGTTCCTCGACCGCTTCGCAGCCCGCTTCGGGGTGCGCCCGGCCGCCTGGCACTCGGGCGTCGGCGGAAGGCGGCGCGAGCGGCTGCGGGCCGCCGTCGCGGCGGGCGAGGCGCGCGTCGTGGTCGGCGCCCGCTCGGCCCTGTTCCTGCCCTTCCGGCATCTCGGCCTCATCGTAGTCGATGAGGAGCACGAGTCCGCCTACAAGCAGGAGGACGGAGTGCACTACCACGCCCGCGACATGGCTGTGGTGCGCGGGCGCCTGGAGGGCTGCCCCGTCGTGCTGGCCTCCGCCACGCCCTCCATCGAGAGCCGGGTCAACGCCGAGCGCGGGCGCTACCGCCACGTCCGGCTGCCCGAGCGCTTCGGCGGGCGGCGCCTGCCCGACATCCGGGCGATCGACATGCGCCTCGACGGGCCGGAGCGCGGCCGTTTCCTGAGCCCGCCGCTCATCAACGCCATCAAGGCGAACCTCGCGGCGGGCGAGCAGTCGCTGCTCTTCCTCAACCGTCGCGGCTACGCGCCGCTCACGCTCTGCCGGGCCTGCGGCCACCGCTACCGCTGCCGCAATTGCTCGACCTGGCTCGTCGAGCACCGATTCCGCAAGGCGCTGGTCTGCCACCAGTGCGGCTACGCCGAGCCGCGTCCGCAGGCCTGCACCGAGTGCGGCACCTTCGACAACCTCACGGCCTGCGGGCCGGGCGTCGAGCGCATCGCCGAGGAGGTCGCCGAGCTGTTCCCGGACCGACGCATCATCGTGCTGTCGAGCGACTTCCCCGGCGGCGCCGAGCGGCTGCGCATGGAGTTGGAGGCGGTGGCGGCCGGCGAGTGCGACATCGTCGTCGGCACGCAGCTCGTCGCCAAGGGCCACAACTTCCCGCACCTGACGCTGGTCGGCGTGCTCGACGCCGATATCGGCCTGACCTCCGGTGACCCGCGGGCGGCCGAGCGCACCTTCCAGCTACTTCAGCAGGTGACCGGTCGCGCGGGCCGCGGCGAGCGCCCGGGCCGTGCCCTGGTGCAGACCTACCAGCCGACGCACCCGGTGATCGCGGCGCTGCTCTCAGGAGACGCGGAGCGCTTCTACGCGGAGGAGGTTGCCGCCCGAGAGGCCGCGGGCCTGCCGCCATTCGGGCGCCTCGCGGCGCTGATCGTCTCGGCGGCCGAGCGCGAGGCCGCGGAGGCCCAGGGGCAGGCGCTGGCGCGCGTCGCCGAGCCGCCGGCAGGCGCCATGGTGCTGGGGCCCGCCGAGGCGCCGCTGGCGCTCGTGCGCGGGCGCTATCGCTTCCGTCTCCTGGTGAAGACCGAGCGCAACGTCGATCTGCAGAGCTACCTGCGCGACTGGCTCGCGCGCGCGCCGAAGCCCCGCGGCAGCGTGCGGGTGGCGGTCGATGTCGACCCGCAGAGCTTTTTGTAG
- a CDS encoding MFS transporter: MAERAGFARYLALYAGLYGAYGCLSPLLPNLMAARGLTPEAIGLVLAAATLVRLVAAPIAGRLADARDAARPILAASAVAAGLCAAAHLPVHGFGPVLAAGLAYAVATAPLAPLADALALGAARGGEAFTYGRVRAAGSAAFIAASAAAGWLVEARGLAAAVLVGALLFVGAGWLAQRLPTGEREPGAGLGAEQGLGGGLGALLHLSAFRRTLLVAALVVGAHGLHEAFAMILWRSSGIGAGAAGLLWAEAVAAEVLVFLGVGPPLLARIGLAGGLALAAGAGALRWVIAAQTTALPWLVGAQALHGLSFALLHLACLGLIAETVPPRLRATALTLYGSVGLGLAGALVTLASGPLYAAFGARAFWAMAALSLAALPLAHTLRRR; encoded by the coding sequence GTGGCGGAACGGGCCGGATTCGCGCGCTACCTCGCGCTCTACGCCGGGCTCTACGGCGCCTATGGCTGCCTGTCGCCGCTCCTACCGAATCTGATGGCGGCCCGCGGGCTCACGCCCGAGGCGATCGGCCTCGTGCTGGCCGCCGCGACGCTTGTCCGCCTAGTGGCCGCCCCGATCGCCGGGCGTCTCGCCGATGCCCGGGACGCGGCCCGCCCGATCCTGGCCGCGAGTGCGGTCGCGGCGGGCCTGTGCGCGGCGGCGCACCTGCCGGTCCACGGCTTCGGGCCGGTGCTCGCCGCGGGCCTCGCCTACGCGGTGGCGACCGCGCCGCTGGCCCCGCTCGCCGACGCGCTGGCGCTCGGGGCGGCGCGCGGGGGAGAGGCCTTCACCTACGGGCGGGTTCGGGCAGCGGGCTCGGCCGCCTTCATCGCGGCCTCCGCGGCGGCGGGCTGGCTGGTGGAGGCGCGCGGCCTCGCGGCAGCCGTCCTCGTCGGTGCCCTGCTGTTCGTCGGCGCGGGCTGGCTCGCGCAGCGCCTGCCCACGGGCGAGCGCGAGCCGGGCGCAGGATTGGGGGCCGAACAGGGCCTGGGAGGAGGCCTCGGTGCCCTGCTGCACCTCTCCGCCTTCCGCCGTACCCTGCTCGTCGCCGCCCTGGTCGTCGGCGCGCACGGCCTGCACGAGGCCTTCGCGATGATCCTCTGGCGCAGCTCCGGGATCGGCGCCGGGGCGGCGGGCCTGCTCTGGGCCGAGGCGGTGGCCGCCGAGGTGCTGGTCTTCCTGGGCGTTGGCCCGCCGCTCCTCGCGCGGATCGGCCTCGCGGGCGGTCTCGCCCTGGCAGCGGGCGCCGGGGCGCTGCGCTGGGTGATCGCCGCCCAGACGACCGCCCTTCCCTGGCTCGTCGGCGCGCAGGCGCTCCACGGCCTCAGCTTCGCGCTCCTGCATCTCGCCTGCCTGGGGCTCATTGCCGAGACGGTGCCGCCGCGCTTGCGGGCCACCGCCCTCACCCTCTACGGCAGCGTCGGCCTGGGGCTGGCAGGCGCCCTCGTGACGCTGGCTTCCGGTCCGCTCTACGCCGCGTTCGGCGCGCGGGCCTTCTGGGCGATGGCGGCCCTGAGTCTCGCGGCGCTGCCGCTCGCCCACACGTTGCGGCGGCGCTGA
- a CDS encoding ABC transporter ATP-binding protein: MPETPRLELDRIGCRFGPVRALDDVSLAVAGGEIVGLLGDSGCGKSTLLRIVAGLETPDRGTLRLDGREIRPGVPPELRGVGMMFQDYALFPHLTVAENVRYGLAGRGRAEAEAAATGRLAQVGLAHRAAAYPDTLSGGEAQRVALARALAPGPRLLLLDEPFSNLDRRTRDRVRADTLGVLRAAGATALLVTHDPEEAMEVCDRIALMRAGRVVQVGTPEALYRRPVNRFAARFFGDLVEVAGPCRGGALETPLGTFPAPGFAEGAQAQAAFRPQALRIAPAGEGHAARVARRVYLGTQARLEIEAAGFAEPVRLAVAPEDARRLGEAVGLVLAGEAPLFSRRARIRNGCRRVLAL, encoded by the coding sequence ATGCCTGAGACGCCCCGCCTCGAACTCGACCGCATCGGCTGCCGCTTCGGGCCGGTGCGGGCCCTCGACGACGTCTCGCTCGCGGTGGCGGGCGGGGAGATCGTCGGGCTGCTCGGCGATTCCGGCTGCGGCAAGAGCACCCTGCTGCGGATCGTGGCCGGGCTGGAGACGCCCGACCGGGGCACCCTTCGCCTCGACGGGCGGGAGATACGCCCCGGCGTGCCGCCCGAGTTGCGCGGCGTCGGCATGATGTTCCAAGACTACGCTCTGTTCCCGCACCTCACGGTCGCCGAGAACGTGCGCTACGGCCTCGCCGGCCGCGGGCGCGCCGAGGCCGAGGCGGCGGCGACCGGGCGGCTCGCCCAGGTGGGGCTCGCGCACCGCGCCGCGGCCTATCCGGACACGCTGTCGGGCGGCGAGGCGCAGCGGGTGGCGCTAGCCCGGGCGCTCGCGCCGGGCCCGCGCCTGCTCCTCCTCGACGAGCCCTTCTCGAATCTCGACCGGCGCACCCGCGACCGGGTGCGGGCCGACACGCTTGGCGTCCTGCGCGCGGCAGGTGCCACGGCGCTCCTCGTCACGCACGATCCGGAGGAGGCGATGGAGGTCTGCGACCGGATCGCGCTGATGCGGGCCGGGCGCGTGGTGCAGGTGGGCACGCCCGAGGCTCTCTACCGCCGCCCGGTGAACCGCTTCGCCGCCCGCTTCTTCGGCGACCTCGTCGAGGTCGCGGGACCCTGCCGGGGCGGGGCGCTGGAGACGCCCCTCGGAACCTTCCCGGCGCCCGGCTTCGCGGAGGGCGCGCAGGCGCAGGCGGCCTTCCGCCCGCAGGCGCTGCGGATCGCACCCGCGGGCGAGGGCCACGCCGCCCGCGTCGCGCGACGGGTCTATCTCGGCACGCAGGCGCGGCTGGAGATCGAGGCCGCGGGCTTCGCTGAGCCCGTGCGCCTCGCGGTCGCGCCGGAGGACGCGCGCCGGCTGGGCGAGGCGGTCGGCCTCGTGCTGGCGGGCGAGGCCCCTTTATTTTCGCGCCGGGCGAGGATTAGAAATGGATGCCGGCGCGTGCTGGCCCTGTAG
- a CDS encoding extracellular solute-binding protein, translating to MPRTAGYALLATLLAAVSAQAAEVNLYTTREPGLIRPILDAYTAKTGTTVNTVFVEKGLAERVAAEGERAKADVLMTVDIGNLIELVDRSLSQPVKSAALEAAVPASLRDPEGRWFALSSRARVAYADARDFADLKALSYEELADPKWKGKLCLRSGQHPYNTALIAHHLVKHGAEKTEAWLKGVKANLVRKPAGGDRDVARDILAETCELGLGNSYYVGLMRSGKGGPEQVKWGEAITVALPTFEGGGTHVNVSGAVVAKNAPNRDEAVKLLEYLVSDEAQGLYAQANYEYPVKAGAKIDPLLTAMGPLAIDPTPLAEIARNRKAASLLVDKVGFDN from the coding sequence ATGCCTCGAACCGCCGGATACGCCCTTCTCGCCACGCTCCTCGCGGCCGTGTCCGCGCAGGCCGCGGAGGTGAACCTCTACACCACCCGCGAGCCCGGCCTGATCCGGCCGATTCTCGACGCCTACACGGCCAAGACCGGCACGACCGTCAACACGGTCTTCGTCGAGAAGGGGCTGGCCGAGCGCGTGGCCGCCGAGGGCGAGCGTGCCAAGGCCGACGTGCTGATGACGGTCGATATCGGCAACCTGATCGAGCTGGTCGATCGCAGCCTCTCCCAGCCGGTAAAGTCCGCCGCGCTCGAAGCCGCCGTGCCGGCCTCCCTGCGGGACCCGGAGGGGCGCTGGTTCGCGCTCTCGTCCCGAGCCCGCGTCGCCTACGCGGACGCGCGCGACTTCGCCGACCTGAAGGCGCTCTCCTACGAGGAACTGGCGGACCCGAAGTGGAAGGGCAAACTCTGCCTGCGTTCGGGCCAGCACCCCTACAACACGGCGCTGATCGCCCACCACCTCGTCAAGCACGGGGCCGAGAAGACCGAGGCCTGGCTGAAGGGCGTGAAGGCCAACCTCGTGCGCAAGCCCGCGGGCGGCGACCGGGACGTGGCCCGCGACATCCTGGCCGAGACCTGCGAACTCGGTCTCGGCAACTCCTACTATGTGGGCCTGATGCGGTCGGGCAAGGGCGGGCCGGAGCAGGTGAAGTGGGGCGAGGCGATCACGGTCGCGCTGCCGACCTTCGAGGGCGGCGGCACGCACGTCAACGTCTCCGGCGCGGTGGTGGCGAAGAACGCCCCGAACCGCGACGAGGCGGTGAAGCTCCTCGAATACCTCGTCTCCGACGAGGCCCAGGGACTCTACGCCCAGGCGAACTACGAGTACCCGGTCAAGGCCGGCGCCAAGATCGACCCGCTGCTCACCGCGATGGGCCCGCTCGCGATCGACCCGACGCCGCTCGCCGAGATCGCCCGCAACCGCAAGGCCGCGAGCCTGCTGGTGGACAAGGTCGGCTTCGACAACTGA
- a CDS encoding cysteine synthase A: MSRAAARPDVLTAIGDTPLIRLRRASEETGCTILGKAEFLNPGLSVKDRAALSIVQDAEARGLIRPGGTIVEGTAGNTGIGLALVASVRGYRTVIVIPETQSAEKKQTLRLAGARLVEVPAVPFANPNNYVHVARRLAESLAERDPAGAFFADQFDNVANRRAHVERTGPEIYEGTGGSVDGFVCAAGTGGTLAGVAEALWVAKPGVSIALADPEGSALYAHYTAGTLKAEGSSITEGIGQGRVTGNLAGFTPDHAFRIPDAEALAIVFGLMREEGLSLGGSSGINVAGAIRLAKRLGPGHTIVTILCDGAARYASKLFNPAFLAERGLPVPDWLDAPAEDLPDWRA; this comes from the coding sequence ATGAGCCGCGCCGCCGCCCGCCCCGACGTCCTCACCGCCATCGGTGACACCCCGCTGATCCGCCTGCGTCGGGCGTCCGAGGAGACCGGCTGCACGATCCTCGGCAAGGCCGAGTTCCTGAATCCCGGCCTCTCGGTGAAGGACCGGGCCGCGCTCTCGATCGTACAGGACGCGGAGGCGCGCGGGCTGATCCGGCCGGGCGGCACCATCGTGGAGGGCACGGCCGGCAATACGGGCATCGGCCTCGCGCTGGTAGCCTCGGTGCGCGGCTACCGCACCGTGATCGTCATTCCCGAGACGCAGTCGGCCGAGAAGAAGCAGACCCTGCGGCTCGCCGGCGCCCGCCTCGTCGAGGTGCCGGCGGTGCCCTTCGCCAACCCCAACAACTACGTGCACGTGGCCCGGCGCCTCGCCGAGAGCCTAGCTGAGCGCGATCCCGCGGGCGCCTTCTTCGCCGACCAATTCGACAACGTCGCCAACCGGCGCGCCCATGTGGAGCGGACCGGGCCCGAGATCTACGAGGGGACGGGCGGCTCGGTCGACGGCTTCGTCTGCGCGGCCGGCACCGGCGGCACGCTCGCGGGCGTCGCCGAGGCGTTGTGGGTCGCCAAGCCCGGCGTGAGCATCGCGCTCGCCGACCCCGAGGGCTCGGCCCTCTACGCGCACTACACCGCCGGAACGCTGAAGGCCGAGGGCTCCTCGATCACCGAGGGCATCGGCCAGGGCCGCGTCACCGGGAATCTCGCGGGATTCACGCCCGACCACGCCTTCCGCATCCCCGATGCCGAGGCGCTGGCGATCGTGTTCGGGCTGATGCGGGAGGAGGGCCTGTCGCTCGGCGGCTCGTCCGGCATCAACGTGGCGGGGGCGATCCGGCTGGCCAAGCGGCTCGGACCGGGCCACACGATCGTGACGATCCTGTGCGACGGCGCGGCGCGCTACGCCTCGAAGCTGTTCAATCCGGCCTTCCTCGCCGAGCGCGGCCTGCCCGTGCCGGACTGGCTCGACGCGCCCGCCGAGGATCTGCCGGACTGGCGGGCCTGA
- a CDS encoding DUF3309 domain-containing protein gives MSLVTILLIILIILAFGGGGFLGGGAYRGPGFGLGGILLIILIVLLATGRL, from the coding sequence ATGTCCCTCGTCACCATCCTGCTGATCATCCTGATCATTCTCGCCTTCGGCGGCGGCGGCTTCCTCGGCGGCGGCGCCTATCGCGGCCCCGGCTTCGGCCTCGGCGGCATCCTGCTGATCATCCTCATCGTGCTGCTCGCCACCGGGCGGCTCTGA
- a CDS encoding serine protease: protein MPRIRLRAAALAATLALPVGATAQPAQRPPAAAPDPAVEAMRAAFEALPESERKALQDALVWTGDYNSVVSGAFGRRTFEGLNAYRTRTGEARDPLDPGVRRAILAAGEAARRAARFGVRTDPASGVTIGVPEHLLSKRTALPGPLPAGTRWQSADGRVTLETRAFPPEAASLDTLFERATAPTPDRRVTYKLKRPDFIVVTGETATGRSYIRYAAGPAGVRGFTLGYDSRLASEVDRLVIAVANSFVPFPDAPAETPGGSAPQSAIKAPTPAQPALPATALPSALPALPRAGAAPAATGLVVAPGRVLTAASALAGCVPRVGAAAARVLASDPAQGLALIEAAGLPAPVLPAPRGTPAGADEALTVVAASAEGSIVAPGTAQGAGLVAPLQPGAAGAPVLDRAGALAGIVARYPGAPRLVAGVAPPASYPVLPGAAVADFLRRNGIPAALGGPAGSSAGAVAPAVVAVTCAR, encoded by the coding sequence ATGCCGCGCATCCGGCTTCGCGCCGCCGCCCTCGCCGCCACGCTCGCGCTTCCCGTGGGGGCCACCGCACAGCCGGCGCAGCGTCCGCCCGCCGCGGCGCCCGACCCCGCCGTGGAGGCGATGCGCGCAGCGTTCGAGGCGCTGCCGGAATCCGAACGCAAGGCGCTGCAGGACGCCCTCGTCTGGACCGGCGACTACAACAGCGTGGTCAGCGGCGCCTTCGGCCGGCGCACCTTCGAGGGGCTGAACGCCTACCGGACCCGCACCGGTGAGGCCCGCGACCCGCTCGACCCAGGCGTGCGCCGGGCGATCCTCGCGGCGGGCGAGGCGGCCAGGCGGGCGGCGCGGTTCGGCGTGCGCACGGACCCGGCGAGCGGCGTGACGATCGGCGTGCCCGAGCACCTTCTTTCCAAGCGCACGGCCTTGCCCGGCCCTTTGCCTGCCGGCACGCGCTGGCAGAGCGCGGACGGCCGCGTGACGCTGGAGACCCGCGCCTTCCCGCCGGAGGCCGCGTCCCTCGACACGCTGTTCGAGCGTGCCACCGCGCCGACGCCGGACCGGCGCGTGACCTACAAGCTGAAGCGGCCGGACTTCATCGTGGTGACGGGCGAGACCGCGACGGGTCGCTCCTACATCCGCTACGCCGCGGGGCCGGCGGGCGTGCGGGGCTTCACCCTCGGCTACGACAGCCGCCTCGCCTCCGAGGTCGACCGGCTGGTGATCGCGGTCGCCAACAGCTTCGTGCCCTTCCCCGATGCCCCGGCGGAGACGCCGGGGGGATCCGCGCCGCAGTCCGCCATCAAGGCGCCCACGCCCGCGCAGCCGGCCCTTCCGGCGACCGCCCTTCCATCCGCGCTGCCCGCGCTCCCGCGGGCCGGGGCGGCGCCCGCGGCGACCGGCCTCGTCGTGGCGCCGGGACGGGTGCTGACCGCGGCCTCCGCGCTCGCCGGCTGCGTGCCGCGCGTCGGCGCCGCGGCGGCCCGCGTACTCGCGAGCGACCCGGCGCAGGGGCTGGCGCTGATCGAGGCGGCGGGCCTGCCGGCCCCGGTCCTGCCCGCGCCGCGCGGGACGCCGGCCGGCGCCGACGAGGCGCTGACGGTGGTGGCCGCCAGCGCGGAGGGGAGCATCGTCGCGCCCGGCACGGCGCAGGGGGCCGGCCTGGTGGCGCCCCTCCAGCCGGGCGCGGCCGGCGCGCCGGTGCTCGACCGCGCGGGCGCGCTCGCCGGCATCGTCGCCCGCTATCCGGGCGCGCCGCGCCTCGTCGCCGGTGTAGCGCCGCCCGCGAGCTACCCGGTCCTGCCGGGCGCGGCGGTGGCGGATTTCCTGCGCCGGAACGGCATCCCCGCCGCGTTGGGCGGCCCCGCGGGGTCATCGGCCGGCGCGGTCGCGCCGGCCGTGGTCGCAGTCACCTGTGCGCGCTGA